In the Hordeum vulgare subsp. vulgare chromosome 7H, MorexV3_pseudomolecules_assembly, whole genome shotgun sequence genome, one interval contains:
- the LOC123409801 gene encoding F-box protein At2g40925-like has translation MVILKSCSVDSDASATGFVPEEIDLGDDVLAEIILRLPLDSVARSRCVSKDWCAAIAHGYLRRRLRLHMSMICFPDDDGDALGSSRPVYACAGEGRRLEARDLGFFPLHDTAAFSDGCNGLLLCRDPGATEFYVVSPVTRSWAALPRPAKEARLSVLAFDPVGGQHCYHVINFTGWRDRGAAVEVFSSETRAWAARDVEFGGVPSGSLSGAVHCHGGAVYFLASDPDCVVRMDLAAGAGLACTVIDLPEPADGDGRVAHSGGRLHYFCSDGGLLKVWSLEDGRPRPRWRLMHAVRVSDVVEVGGGGEGEVRFLAMHPENQAVVYIWSPWKVVEYDLGKREMTGAAWEFGKGARNRVVKAWLVPSSCYLSDCFADDGLALALNCSAWSGEV, from the coding sequence ATGGTGATCCTCAAGAGTTGTTCCGTGGACAGCGACGCGAGTGCCACGGGCTTCGTTCCGGAGGAGATCGACCTGGGCGACGACGTGCTCGCCGAGATCATCCTGCGCCTGCCGCTGGACTCCGTCGCGCGCTCCAGGTGCGTCTCCAAGGACTGGTGCGCCGCCATCGCCCACGGCTACCTCCGTCGCCGCCTCCGCCTGCACATGTCCATGATCTGCTTCCCCGACGATGACGGTGACGCGCTTGGAAGCAGCAGGCCCGTGTACGCGTGCGCCGGCGAGGGCCGCCGGCTCGAGGCCCGGGACCTCGGCTTCTTCCCGCTGCACGACACCGCCGCCTTCTCCGACGGGTGCAACGGTCTGCTCCTCTGCCGCGACCCCGGCGCGACGGAGTTCTACGTCGTGAGCCCGGTGACACGGAGCTGGGCAGCGCTCCCGAGGCCGGCCAAGGAGGCGCGGCTCTCCGTGCTGGCGTTCGACCCGGTCGGCGGGCAGCACTGCTACCACGTGATCAACTTCACCGGGTGGCGCGACCGCGGCGCGGCGGTGGAGGTGTTCTCGTCGGAGACGCGGGCGTGGGCCGCGCGCGACGTGGAGTTCGGCGGCGTCCCCTCGGGCTCCCTCTCCGGCGCGGTGCACTGCCACGGCGGCGCGGTGTACTTCCTCGCCTCCGACCCGGACTGCGTCGTCCGCATGGACCTCGCCGCCGGGGCCGGGCTCGCGTGCACGGTCATCGACCTCCCCGAGCCGGCGGACGGCGACGGCCGCGTCGCGCACTCCGGCGGCCGGCTGCACTACTTCTGCAGCGACGGCGGGCTGCTCAAAGTCTGGTCGCTCGAGGACGGCCGCCCGCGCCCGCGGTGGCGCCTGATGCACGCCGTGAGAGTCAGCGACGTCGTGGAggtcggcggcgggggcgagggcGAGGTCAGGTTCCTGGCGATGCACCCGGAGAATCAGGCGGTGGTCTACATATGGTCGCCGTGGAAGGTCGTCGAGTACGACCTGGGCAAGCGAGAGATGACCGGCGCGGCGTGGGAGTTCGGCAAGGGCGCGAGGAACCGTGTCGTCAAGGCGTGGCTCGTCCCGTCCTCGTGCTACCTGTCGGATTGCTTTGCCGATGATGGTCTGGCACTGGCGCTGAATTGTTCGGCATGGAGCGGTGAGGTCTGA